In Plasmodium sp. gorilla clade G2 genome assembly, chromosome: 5, one genomic interval encodes:
- a CDS encoding UTP--glucose-1-phosphate uridylyltransferase, putative produces MQKINEIMNSLGENKKYVEYLIRTQQYELLSHEGLNEKNIYDIINQIKEFELIYPDGFIKYIEKGKEFLKRSQMNINEYYNYSIDKPNNLIKIKFHLTTDIILKKEDIKNNFLNVDNKWLYNNKNKNINKNTSYDSYHPYDNRTILNNHHCVSSNDKMFDIYINKHYPTYVNGIRHINDDQYIKKEYYNQDKKIKYVEEENVCDNNCSFININNNHIGLYEESNILTLEKFLYYEKIGLDHIDKISFILLAGGLGERLKHKDIKIKLFTNLISEQTYIEYYCNHIKCFERYIKNEKKKKMNIPFIIMLSDDTYEKTLSFFEEKNYFGLEKNQVHFLKQNKVFCFKDNQGHLDFTYKKNTFIISKKPHGHGDIHYLINKYNILDKLIKDGYKYLFFFQDTNALALKVLFVCLGVSIQKELHMNFLAVSRKPGEEIGTLCTLNNQEKSMTINLEYNIFDSLLSSNGIKENIQEDGFSLYPGNTSAILYEINKYNDILKKTNGCIPEYINPKYMDDTRDHFKTPTRIESMMQDIALYFYEHKRNKETQEWTLIGDKREEVIGKKESMTISDSTTINNNIYDNKKNNNMVDINLYNITNVGVTELDRWLCFSPVKNNSINAYKKILNNIHPECMFSAETDLYYSNCRFIQLACIYNKKEFILDKIPTKTFNGISYFLPPKILIEPDFSFTLTHLIKKIKGNITIKNGATLWLKTNAMITNLYLDGTLIIENKTYQNKNYDHISLPIILDQNVYIKNKGYKIVPTNGFYYNKQKKFSDHIEQNIYENIQIRGYNIIKKEALIITN; encoded by the coding sequence ATgcaaaaaattaatgaaattATGAACTCATTgggagaaaataaaaagtatgtagaatatttaataagaaCCCAGcaatatgaattattaagTCATGAAGGGttaaatgagaaaaatatttatgacataataaatcaaataaaagaatttgaattaatatatcctgatggttttattaaatatattgaaaaaggaaaagaatttttaaaaagatctcaaatgaatataaatgaatattataattatagtaTTGACAAaccaaataatttaataaaaataaagtttCATCTTACTActgatattatattaaaaaaagaggatataaaaaataattttcttaatgtagataataaatggttatataataataaaaataaaaatataaataaaaatacttcATATGATTCTTATCATCCTTATGATAATAGAACTATATTAAATAACCATCATTGTGTTTCATCCAATGATAAAATGTTcgacatatatattaataaacatTATCCTACATATGTTAATGGCATTAGACACATTAATGATGATCAATATATTAagaaagaatattataatcaagataaaaaaataaaatatgtagaagaagaaaatgtgTGCGATAATAATTGTAgtttcataaatattaataataatcatataggGTTATATGAAGAATCAAACATTTTGACATTAGAaaaatttctttattatgaaaaaataggTTTAGATCATATAGACaaaatatcatttattttattagcTGGAGGATTAGGAGAACGTTTAAAacataaagatataaaaataaaactattTACAAATCTTATATCTGAACAGACTTATATTGAATATTATTGtaatcatataaaatgttttgaaagatatataaagaatgaaaaaaagaaaaaaatgaatattccttttattatCATGTTATCTGATGATACCTATGAAAAAACTTTATCCTTTTTTGaagaaaagaattattttggGTTAGAAAAAAATCAAGTACATTTTCTAAAACAGAATAAagtattttgttttaaagATAATCAAGGACATTTagattttacatataaaaaaaatacattcaTCATTTCAAAAAAACCACATGGACATGGAgatatacattatttaataaataaatataatatattagataaGTTAATAAAGGatggatataaatatttattcttcTTCCAAGATACAAATGCATTAGCATTAAAagttttatttgtttgtttagGTGTATCTATCCAAAAAGAATTACATATGAATTTCTTAGCTGTATCTAGAAAACCTGGAGAAGAAATAGGAACTCTATGTACTTTGAATAATCAAGAAAAATCGATGACAATCAATTTagagtataatatattcgattctttattatcatctaatGGTATCAAGGAAAATATACAGGAGGATGGATTTTCATTATATCCTGGTAATACAAGTGCTAtcttatatgaaataaataaatataatgatatattaaaaaaaacaaatggaTGCATACCAGAATATATTAACCCAAAGTATATGGATGATACACGTGACCATTTTAAAACTCCGACTAGGATAGAAAGTATGATGCAAGATATAGCattgtatttttatgaacataAAAGGAATAAAGAAACACAGGAATGGACCCTAATAGGTGACAAAAGGGAGGAAGTAATAGGAAAAAAAGAATCTATGACAATATCAGATAGTACTaccataaataataatatatatgataataaaaagaacaaTAATATGGTTGATATAaatctatataatattacaaatgtGGGAGTTACTGAATTAGATAGATGGTTATGTTTTTCTCctgttaaaaataattcaataaatgcatataaaaagattttaaataatatacatccAGAATGTATGTTTAGCGCAGAAACAgatttatattatagtaACTGTAGATTTATACAATTggcatgtatatataataaaaaggaatttATTTTAGATAAAATTCCTACAAAAACATTTAATGGtatatcatattttctaCCTCctaaaatattaatagaacctgatttttcatttacattaacacatttaataaaaaaaataaaaggaaatataacaataaaaaatggaGCAACATTATGGTTAAAAACAAATGCTATGATAACAAATCTTTATCTTGATGGTACCTtaattatagaaaataaaacatatcaaaataaaaattatgatcaTATATCCTTACCTATCATATTAGatcaaaatgtatatataaaaaataaaggataTAAAATAGTACCAACAAATGGTTTctattataataaacaaaaaaaattctcaGATCATATCGagcaaaatatttatgaaaatattcaaattaGGGGCTATAACATAATTAAAAAGGAAGCCCTAATCATAACAAActag
- a CDS encoding F-actin-capping protein subunit beta, putative: MNKDKIEAALNICNTLPGHLFDDTIKMLSRIDQNITNNILINKEGSIKIKYDKEENKYYLGNMFNKEKNSYRSPYTNIYFSEKHTNGYVPPDHLRTLEILYNKIFDRYRKAYYMNGLSSVYLWPHPIEDGFVACFLIKKKDIFDKETKIKWEATHLIQVNITNYIVHYQISSTINFEIKQNHNLILSGNINKALENSKKVSDLYLLKDQYFHMQNIGYLIECMENSLRKSIEYIYILKIQDMLNSIKYYNFIDHITYNNNNNNNKIYNISDSLIFCRENIQKELQSKIKEIKKNSIN; encoded by the coding sequence atgaataaggATAAAATCGAAGCAGCCCTTAACATTTGCAATACTTTGCCTGGACACTTATTCGATGATactataaaaatgttatctAGAATTGatcaaaatataacaaacaatattttaataaataaagaaggaagtataaaaataaaatatgataaagaagaaaataaatattatttaggtaatatgtttaataaagaaaagaattcATACAGATCAccatatacaaatatatatttttctgaGAAACATACAAATGGCTATGTGCCACCTGATCATTTAAGAAcattagaaatattatataataaaatttttgatAGATATAGAAAAgcatattatatgaatggATTATCATCTGTATATTTATGGCCACATCCTATAGAAGATGGATTTGTTGCATGTTtcttaataaagaaaaaagatatCTTTGATAAAGAAACTAAGATAAAATGGGAAGCAACACATCTAATACAAGTCAATATTACAAATTATATTGTTCATTATCAAATATCATCTACAATAAATTttgaaataaaacaaaatcaTAATCTTATATTATCtggtaatataaataaagcattagaaaattcaaaaaaagtatcagatttatatttattgaaagatcaatattttcatatgcaAAATATCGGATATCTTATTGAATGTATGGAGAATTCACTCAGAAAAAgtattgaatatatttatatattaaaaatacaagATATGCTTAAttcaattaaatattataattttatagatcatattacatataataataataataataataataaaatatataacatttctGATAGCCTTATATTCTGTAgagaaaatatacaaaaggAGCTTCAATCAAAAATTAAggaaatcaaaaaaaattcaataaattaa
- a CDS encoding eukaryotic translation initiation factor, putative, with protein sequence MVKINENELSDKELAEFLSEDSDNGDENLLNKKYSDKEALITLEVDFPRIVTILGIPKVESEKHGRLAEVLKKLFIRHLSAKISDSSLLNMKIDMPTDEENKTKGICFVTFNDSFQANEAVKILNKLKLDAKHILTTSKMDDIENIINRDEKAMPINVVGFTREKIRWWLYDEKCREQFIVRYDSHFEVHWFDPLEKEPQLIYTTFKKNAPFSSVQWSNQGSYLVSFHNPGIALWGGDSFEKLIRLQHKSVKEIMFSPNENYVLTWDGTPYSLRNEKSICIWRVITGKLLRSFITPEYSPKEKMFPHFLWSPDDKYIACIGKQKEVYVYELPSMLLIEDHEKKRTPLKYSGVKEFDWSPVDNILAIWIPQTNDTPGTLILVDIPSRKELVSRKIYDVSVASIHWHNKGDYLCLKTTIQKKSGKKIKKEYTQLEIFRMREKNIPVDNVQIEAVKTKQFHWEESNSNRFALILREETTNKQQIRFFKISNKGTARDAKWSSTFEINNQMNFMKWSPQGTYFILASLASEGTLYFCCLNNNDEVDVIHKDEHLLVNSISWSRCGRFLVSAVSNNPNAFNTGYREENSEAGFHIWTFQGKCLMRIKKPSFIQFLFRPHPKSLFNDKLKLEIKNNLNNYSKKFDNIDEKMKTAKKNALLTERKNVENSFNQKFQEITALFQSYQEYQQLKKNWETFESQFEWEEKTIVIEHVLSVKEEIFA encoded by the coding sequence ATGGTGAAAATTAATGAGAACGAATTGAGTGATAAAGAATTGGCTGAATTTTTATCAGAAGATAGTGATAATGGTGATgagaatttattaaataagaaatattctGATAAAGAAGCATTAATAACATTAGAAGTCGATTTTCCTAGGATTGTTACTATATTAGGTATACCTAAGGTTGAATCAGAAAAGCATGGAAGATTAGCTGAAGtattaaagaaattatttataagacATTTGAGTGCTAAAATTAGTGattcttctttattaaatatgaaaatagaTATGCCTACTGATGAAGAGAATAAAACTAAAGGTATTTGTTTTGTAACATTTAATGATAGTTTTCAAGCAAATGAAGCTGTAAAGATAttgaataaattaaaattagatgcaaaacatatattaacTACATCAAAAATGgatgatatagaaaatattattaatagagATGAAAAAGCAATGCCTATTAATGTTGTTGGATTTACAAGAGAAAAAATTAGATGGTGgttatatgatgaaaaatgTAGAGAACAATTTATTGTTAGATATGATAGTCATTTTGAAGTTCATTGGTTTGATCCTTTAGAAAAAGAACCTCAATTAATTTATAcaacttttaaaaaaaatgcacCTTTTTCAAGTGTTCAATGGAGTAATCAAGGTTCTTATTTAGTTAGCTTTCATAATCCAGGTATAGCTTTATGGGGAGGAGATAGTtttgaaaaattaattaGATTACAACATAAAAGTGTTAAAGAAATTATGTTTTCTCCTAATGAAAATTATGTATTAACATGGGATGGTACTCCATATTCTttaagaaatgaaaaatctATTTGTATTTGGAGAGTTATCACAGGTAAATTACTTCGATCTTTTATTACTCCTGAATATAGTcctaaagaaaaaatgtttCCACATTTCTTATGGAGTCctgatgataaatatattgctTGTATAggaaaacaaaaagaagTTTATGTTTATGAATTACCATCTATGTTATTAATTGAAGatcatgaaaaaaaaagaacaccCTTAAAATATTCAGGTGTAAAAGAATTTGATTGGTCACCtgttgataatattttagCTATATGGATACCACAAACTAATGATACACCAGGAACATTAATTCTTGTAGATATACCATCCAGAAAAGAATTAGTTTCAAGAAAAATTTATGATGTTAGTGTTGCTTCCATACATTGGCATAATAAAGGGGATTATCTATGTTTAAAAACAACCATTCAAAAAAAATCtggtaaaaaaattaagaaagaATATACACAATTAGAAATATTCCGTAtgagagaaaaaaatataccagTAGATAATGTACAAATAGAAGCTGTTAAAACAAAACAATTCCATTGGGAAGAATCCAACAGTAATCGTTTTGCACTCATACTTAGAGAAGAAACAACTAATAAACAACAAATAAGattctttaaaatatctAATAAAGGAACTGCAAGAGATGCTAAATGGTCAAGTACATTCGAAATTAATAATCAAATGAATTTTATGAAATGGTCACCACAAGGtacttattttatattagcATCATTAGCATCAGAAGGTACACTCTATTTCTGttgtttaaataataatgatgaagtAGATGTTATACATAAAGATGAACATCTATTAGTTAATTCTATATCATGGAGTCGTTGTGGTAGATTCCTAGTCTCAGCTGTTTCTAATAATCCAAATGCTTTTAATACTGGTTATAGAGAAGAAAATAGTGAAGCAGGATTTCATATTTGGACCTTTCAAGGAAAATGTCTTATGAGAATAAAAAAACCTTCATTCATTCAATTCTTATTTAGACCACATCCGAAGTCATTATttaatgataaattaaaattagaaatcaaaaataatctaaataattattcaaaaaaattcgataatattgatgaaaaaatgaaaacagcaaaaaaaaatgctTTACTCacagaaagaaaaaatgtaGAAAATTCATTCAACCAAAAATTTCAAGAAATTACTGCACTCTTCCAATCATATCAAGAATATCAacaacttaaaaaaaattgggAAACATTCGAGAGCCAATTTGAATGGGAAGAAAAAACAATAGTCATCGAGCATGTACTATCAGTAAAGGAGGAAATTTTTgcataa
- a CDS encoding apicortin, putative, translating to MDNLDEVIKEYQKYLEGKEKTHKINSCKQLCCEEDNLKPVKKYFMVCQKKKKESNEYATSLLNDKICSNVFERLNDKQFYTGVQKNKFIELLKNNKNKSSNSYNNIKAFSTIKMKPCNYVVTPGTLGIQKYGIQTGRTKTIFLFNNEKKYDKGVYFLVKSHIKNIKSLCYEITKILQPSIGPTRKIYDQNFSLVKNVNNLINGGKYLCTSGDPPAPIRNLSIHFLS from the exons atggaCAATCTTGATGAagttataaaagaatatcaGAAGTATCTAGAGGGAAAAGAAAAGACACACAAG ATAAATTCTTGTAAGCAGCTATGCTGTGAGGAAGATAATTTAAAACCTGTAAAAAAATACTTTATGGTTtgtcaaaagaaaaaaaaagaaagtaaTGAATATGCTACTTCcctattaaatgataaaatatgcTCAAACGTGTTTGAAAGGTTAAATGATAAACAATTTTATACGGGagttcaaaaaaataaatttatcgaattattaaaaaataataaaaataaatcctCCAacagttataataatataaaagcaTTTTCTACTATCAAGATGAAACCATGTAATTATGTTGTAACTCCTGGTACGTTAGGTATACAAAAATATGGTATACAAACAGGAAGAACAAAAactatatttctttttaataatgaaaagaaatatgataaaggagtatattttttagttAAATcgcatataaaaaatataaaatcattATGTTACGAAATTACAAAGATTTTACAACCTTCTATTGGTCCTactagaaaaatatatgaccAGAACTTTTCGCTAGTTAAAAATGTAAACAATTTGATAAATGGAGggaaatatttatgtacCTCAGGTGACCCACCTGCACCTATTCGTAATTTGAGTATTCACTTTCTTTCGTag
- a CDS encoding zinc finger protein, putative yields MSNPIGTDINILDNNLTQIFRDSDEWLTLEYFLQVNARTSRVKLVQAWHVSPVQVINKFQKKNSEKLVLKTFIDTSALDRDNTIQDICARGFSISSKGLKLSIGNFNIPGFPLTSLNKNKTFNKCNELIYENDPQNSRKKKLKKIIEHSQNSLLSGERGIFEFLLCDVGVGLSLSVNEKDVSTYNRDVLPIEYDSIFIKKQKEESLDDALTIHYKNKENENHKHNNEINLALGGDIMPTYGVLPYYTFHHEYIIYDNSQILPRYLIQFECDPNDDEHFSLPLCDYCSDAPSIFYCESDEVKLCEKCDTLIHSQNKIVKKHIRKALNEAQKIPGKCKRHMSNDVNMFCTICHIPICNLCISNHVHTDLRTNQNFPYLNNNNNNQDDTIISLNMAYKAILHNSNNPSNFIKQKKKNLNDLLAKIDTLHEQVRINMNDAEKSVYTILEDLVKQLHITTDKKMCSVLSEEYELKRQFNEIIWNESFLYYLQTILPPADFMNAWLKHCQCREQIEQNSKVVEELHSLIYPDMRIKGNINIVTDSSMEHDKIYHTNDNI; encoded by the exons atgtCTAACCCTATAGGAAcagatattaatatattagataataatttaacaCAAATATTTAGAGACTCAGATGAATGGTTAACActagaatattttttacaagTAAATGCAAGAACATCTAGAGTAAAGTTAGTACAAGCGTGGCATGTTTCTCCTGTACAAGTCATAAAtaaatttcaaaaaaaaaactcaGAAAAACTTGTTTTAAAAACTTTTATTGATACTTCAGCATTAGATAGGGATAATACAATTCAGGATATTTGTGCAAGGGGGTTTTCTATTTCTTCCAAGGGTTTAAAGTTGTCCATTGGGAACTTTAA cATTCCTGGTTTCCCACTCACGTccttaaataaaaacaaaacgTTTAATAAATGTAATGAACTCATATACGAAAATGATCCTCAAAattcaagaaaaaaaaaactcaaaaaaattatagaacACAGCCAAAACTCTCTTTTATCTGGTGAAAGAGGAATATTTGAATTTTTGTTATGTGATGTAGGTGTTGGGTTATCCTTATCTGTTAATGAAAAGGATGTATCCACATATAATAGAGATGTGCTACCTATCGAATATGAcagtatatttattaaaaaacaaaaagaggAATCGCTAGATGATGCATTAACGattcattataaaaataaagaaaacgaaaatcataaacataataatgaaataaatttaGCCTTAGGAGGAGATATTATGCCAACATATGGTGTTTTACCATATTATACTTTTCAtcatgaatatattatttatgataaTTCACAAATATTACCACGTTATTTAATACAATTTGAGTGTGATCCAAATGATGATGAACATTTTTCTCTTCCTCTTTGTGATTATTGTAGTGATGCACCTTCCATATTTTATTGTGAATCCGATGAAGTTAAGCTATGTGAAAAATGTGATACTCTTATCCAttcacaaaataaaatagtcAAAAAACATATCAGAAAAGCTTTAAACGAAGCACAAAAAATACCAGGAAAATGTAAGAGACACATGTCAAATGATGTTAATATGTTCTGTACTATCTGTCATATTCCTATTTGTAATTTGTGTATCTCCAATCATGTACACACTGATTTAAGAACGAACCAAAATTTTccttatttaaataataacaataataatcaaGATGATACAATCATTTCTTTAAATATGGCATATAAAGCTATTCTACATAATAGTAATAACCCatcaaattttattaaacaaaaaaaaaaaaatttaaatgatttaCTAGCCAAAATTGACACTTTACATGAACAAGTCAGGATAAATATGAACGATGCAGAAAAAAGTGTGTATACTATATTAGAGGATTTAGTAAAACAATTACATATAACAACAGATAAGAAAATGTGTTCCGTATTAAGTGAAGAATATGAATTGAAAAGACAGTTTAATGAAATTATATGGAATgaatcttttttatattatttacaaacTATATTACCTCCAGCTGATTTTATGAATGCATGGTTAAAGCATTGTCAATGTAGAGAACAGATAGAACAAAATTCGAAAGTTGTTGAGGAATTGCATTCATTAATATATCCTGATATGCGAATAAagggaaatataaatatagtaaCAGATAGTTCAATGGAgcatgataaaatatatcatacgAATGATAACATATAG